A single Eubalaena glacialis isolate mEubGla1 chromosome 18, mEubGla1.1.hap2.+ XY, whole genome shotgun sequence DNA region contains:
- the IRX3 gene encoding iroquois-class homeodomain protein IRX-3, giving the protein MSFPQLGYQYIRPLYPPERPGAAAGGGSAGARGGPGAGASELAASGSLSNVLSSVYGAPYAAAAAAAAAAQGYGAFLPYAAELPIFPQLGTQYELKDSPGVQHPAVATAFPHPHPAFYPYGQYQFGDPSRPKNATRESTSTLKAWLNEHRKNPYPTKGEKIMLAIITKMTLTQVSTWFANARRRLKKENKMTWAPRSRTDEEGNAYGSEREEEDEEEDEEDSKRELELEEEELGGEEEDTGGEGLADDDEDEEIDLENLDGAAAGPELALTGAAHRDGDLGLEPISDSKNSDSDDSSEGLEERPLPVLSLAPVPPPVAATPPSPPSPSAGLDPCAPAPAPASALQKPKIWSLAETATSPDNPRRSPPGAGGSPPGAAVAPPALQLSPAAAAAAAQRLVSAPLGKFSAWTNRPFPGPPPGPRPHPHPLSLLGSAPPHLLGLPGAAGHPAAAAAAFARPAEPEGGTDRCSALEVEKKLLKTAFQPVPRRPQNHLDAALVLSALSSS; this is encoded by the exons ATGTCCTTCCCCCAGCTCGGATACCAGTACATCCGCCCGCTCTACCCACCCGAGCGCCCGGGGGCCGCCGCCGGCGGTGGCAGCGCTGGGGCCCGGGGCGGCCCGGGAGCCGGAGCCTCAGAGCTGGCTGCCTCGGGGTCCCTGTCCAACGTACTCTCATCCGTGTACGGGGCGCCCTACGCCGCGGCGGCAGCGGCAGCCGCAGCCGCCCAAGGCTACGGCGCCTTCCTGCCCTACGCGGCCGAGCTGCCCATCTTCCCGCAGCTG GGCACGCAGTATGAGCTGAAGGACAGCCCGGGGGTGCAGCATCCGGCCGTGGCCACCGCGTTTCCTCACCCGCACCCCGCCTTCTACCCGTACGGCCAGTATCAGTTCGGGGACCCGTCCCGTCCCAAGAACGCCACCCGGGAGAGCACTAGCACGCTCAAGGCCTGGCTCAACGAGCACCGCAAGAACCCCTACCCCACCAAGGGCGAGAAGATCATGCTGGCCATCATCACCAAGATGACTCTCACTCAGGTGTCCACCTGGTTCGCCAACGCGCGCCGGCGCCTCAAGAAAGAGAACAAGATGACTTGGGCGCCCCGCAGCCGCACGGACGAGGAGGGCAACGCTTACGGGAGCGAGCGAGAGGAGGAAGacgaggaggaggatgaagaagaCAGCAAACGCgaactggagctggaggaggaggagctcgggggagaggaggaggacacCGGGGGCGAGGGCCTGGCTGACGACGATGAGGACGAGGAGATCGATTTGGAGAACTTAGACGGCGCGGCCGCGGGGCCCGAGCTGGCCCTGACTGGCGCGGCGCACAGGGACGGCGACCTCGGCCTGGAACCCATCTCAGACTCCAAGAATAGCGACTCCGACGACAGTTCCGAGGGCTTGGAGGAGCGTCCACTGCCTGTCCTGAGTCTGGCCCCAGTGCCACCGCCGGTGGCCGCGACTCCGCCATCACCGCCCTCGCCCTCAGCGGGCCTGGACCCCTGCGCTCCCGCACCAGCGCCCGCCTCGGCCCTGCAAAAACCCAAGATCTGGTCCCTGGCCGAGACGGCCACAAGCCCGGACAACCCGCGCCGCTCGCCTCCGGGCGCGGGGGGTTCTCCCCCCGGGGCAGCCGTCGCGCCCCCAGCCCTGCAGCTCTctccggccgccgccgccgccgcggctcAGAGACTCGTCTCGGCGCCGCTGGGCAAGTTCTCCGCTTGGACCAACCGGCCGTTCCCAGGCCCGCCGCCCGGCCCACGCCCGCACCCGCACCCGCTCTCCCTGCTGGGCTCGGCCCCTCCACACCTGCTGGGACTTCCCGGAGCCGCGGGCcacccggccgccgccgccgccgccttcgCTCGGCCGGCGGAGCCTGAGGGCGGAACAG ATCGTTGTAGTGCCTTGGAAGTGGAGAAAAAGTTACTCAAGACAGCTTTCCAGCCCGTGCCCAGGCG GCCCCAGAACCACCTGGACGCCGCTCTGGTCTTATCGGCTCTCTCCTCAtcctag